In a single window of the Tellurirhabdus bombi genome:
- a CDS encoding SusC/RagA family TonB-linked outer membrane protein, producing the protein MNKLLRIYTGLALLLCSSLAMAQQIEVSGMVSVAGEGSALPGVNVSVKGTTTGTLTNADGQYSLRVNPGNTVLIFSYIGFETQEITVENRRNINVALRQDSKMLNEVVVTALGISRDKKALGYASQNVNSEELVQNRQPNLVNALQGKVAGVTISSTGGAPGQGARILIRGINSLDASRDNQPLFVVDGVLFDNSTATGTSNSGAELRGMSNRAADINPDDVETINILKGGAATALYGLRGANGVVVITTKSGKAGAFRANYSGTFGIENVNKYPEVQDKYTIGYSGVYNPQDFFPSWGPTVEEAIKIDPTHPQKLYNHFKDAYSTGKQYQNNLSFSGGTDKINFLSSIGHLRHEGVIPFTDFNKLSVRLNTNVKFSEKFTTNANLNFINSGGDRYNADRFSESLSYWSPRYDVRDYLNADGTYKTYGNGNPLYGAMTNKLTDNVNRLVGGMNFVYKPLSWLTLNYRAGIDTYSEDRKRTAPGPMGIANERVYEDNGLGFVYQYNTNFRAITSTFTASANTKLGESINATFRLGHDLYNRRIRSFGAEGTELSVYDYFDLRNAKTVVPTQGAEDYRLMGIFGELTLDYKDYLFLTLTGRNDVTSSLMAPNNSFFYPSASLGYVFSQHFKLPSVISMGKVRASYAKIGKDAAPYSTVTGYSAYTNLPAGTTGFTRGALLGDPNLRPEFTDTYEGGLEMSFLENRLGLDLTYYHSISKDQIIRVDVTSSTGYVVAAINSGSMRNKGLELILRATPIRRGKFNWDVNLNFSANRNKILSLRDGLTEINYASQFGYSSSTVSMKLIPGYAYGNLYGRGYQRYYANPSENTSVELDRSRPIVIGANGFPVISTAQKLLGNSQPDWIGGITNTLSYGNFSVTALVDARIGQDRYNQLGNFFSAFGIAKYTEDRNDTKVFEGVLADGSPNTKAVWLGQGVGPDGVNYGNGFYRNVHRGVSENFIEDASWVRLRSVGVSYSLPTSLLKNSFIKNVRMSLTGNNLALWTKYTGYDPETSSSNSGSNVDGFSGFTYPAVRSFLFSLNVGF; encoded by the coding sequence ATGAATAAACTACTACGAATCTACACAGGATTGGCCCTGCTTCTCTGTTCGTCGCTGGCAATGGCGCAACAGATTGAGGTGAGTGGCATGGTATCTGTAGCCGGTGAGGGCTCTGCTTTACCGGGGGTGAATGTATCAGTGAAAGGGACAACAACCGGAACACTGACCAACGCAGACGGGCAGTATAGCCTTCGGGTTAATCCGGGAAATACGGTCTTAATCTTCAGTTACATTGGTTTTGAAACGCAGGAAATCACGGTTGAAAATCGCCGGAATATCAACGTAGCCCTGAGACAGGATAGCAAGATGCTGAACGAGGTGGTGGTGACCGCCTTGGGAATTAGCCGCGATAAAAAGGCGCTTGGCTATGCTTCCCAAAATGTCAACTCGGAAGAACTCGTGCAGAACCGGCAGCCCAATCTGGTGAATGCCTTGCAGGGAAAAGTAGCAGGTGTTACGATTTCCAGCACCGGCGGAGCACCCGGGCAGGGCGCGCGGATTCTGATTCGTGGGATTAATTCCCTGGATGCCTCGCGGGATAACCAGCCACTTTTTGTTGTTGATGGGGTATTATTTGACAACAGTACAGCAACCGGAACGTCTAATTCCGGCGCGGAGCTTCGGGGTATGTCCAACCGGGCCGCCGACATCAACCCAGACGATGTAGAAACCATCAACATCCTGAAAGGAGGAGCAGCAACGGCATTATATGGCTTGCGGGGTGCCAACGGGGTGGTTGTTATTACCACTAAATCAGGAAAGGCCGGTGCTTTCCGAGCCAATTACAGCGGCACATTCGGCATCGAGAATGTTAATAAATACCCCGAAGTACAGGATAAATACACCATTGGTTATTCGGGTGTTTATAATCCGCAGGATTTCTTTCCGTCGTGGGGACCAACCGTGGAGGAGGCCATCAAGATCGATCCTACGCATCCGCAGAAGCTTTACAACCACTTCAAGGATGCCTATAGTACCGGTAAGCAATACCAAAACAACCTGTCTTTCTCGGGCGGTACCGACAAGATTAATTTTCTGTCGTCCATCGGTCATTTGCGCCACGAAGGGGTCATTCCATTCACGGATTTTAACAAACTGTCGGTTCGTCTGAATACGAATGTTAAGTTCAGCGAGAAGTTCACGACCAACGCTAACCTGAATTTTATCAATTCGGGCGGCGACCGGTACAATGCCGACCGTTTTAGCGAGAGTTTGAGCTACTGGTCGCCGCGTTACGACGTGCGGGATTACCTGAATGCCGACGGAACGTATAAAACCTACGGTAACGGCAATCCGCTTTATGGTGCCATGACCAACAAGCTGACCGACAACGTGAACCGACTGGTGGGGGGCATGAACTTTGTCTACAAACCCTTATCCTGGCTGACACTGAACTACCGCGCGGGGATCGATACCTACTCGGAAGATCGCAAAAGAACGGCACCCGGTCCCATGGGAATTGCCAACGAGCGTGTGTATGAAGACAACGGATTGGGTTTTGTTTATCAGTATAACACCAATTTCAGAGCCATCACCTCGACATTTACGGCCAGCGCCAACACCAAGTTAGGGGAAAGCATAAATGCTACTTTCCGTCTTGGACATGACCTGTACAACCGCCGGATTCGGAGTTTTGGCGCTGAAGGAACGGAGCTAAGCGTTTATGACTACTTCGATCTGCGGAATGCCAAAACGGTGGTGCCAACGCAAGGGGCCGAAGACTATCGGTTGATGGGTATTTTCGGAGAATTAACCCTGGATTACAAAGATTATCTGTTCCTAACGCTGACAGGCCGGAATGACGTAACCTCGTCGCTCATGGCACCGAATAACTCGTTCTTCTATCCATCCGCCAGCCTTGGGTATGTCTTTTCGCAGCATTTCAAGCTGCCCTCGGTGATTAGCATGGGTAAAGTCCGGGCTTCTTACGCCAAAATCGGGAAAGATGCGGCTCCGTATTCAACCGTTACGGGTTATTCGGCTTACACGAACCTTCCGGCGGGAACAACCGGCTTTACCCGGGGTGCCCTGCTCGGCGACCCGAATCTGCGCCCTGAATTCACGGATACCTACGAAGGCGGTCTGGAAATGAGTTTTCTGGAAAATCGCTTAGGACTGGATTTAACGTACTACCACTCCATCAGTAAAGACCAGATTATCCGAGTCGATGTAACTTCATCGACGGGATACGTCGTTGCGGCTATTAACTCGGGCTCGATGCGCAACAAAGGACTTGAGCTGATTTTGAGAGCCACGCCAATTCGGCGCGGGAAATTTAACTGGGACGTTAATCTGAATTTCTCGGCCAACCGGAACAAGATTCTGAGTCTGCGCGATGGTCTGACGGAAATTAACTATGCCTCGCAGTTTGGTTATTCCAGCTCGACCGTGTCGATGAAGCTGATTCCTGGTTATGCTTACGGAAACTTGTATGGACGAGGCTACCAGCGTTACTACGCCAACCCAAGCGAAAATACCTCCGTTGAGCTGGATAGAAGCCGTCCTATTGTGATCGGTGCCAACGGCTTCCCGGTGATCAGCACGGCCCAAAAATTGTTGGGTAATTCACAACCGGACTGGATTGGCGGTATTACTAACACCCTGAGCTACGGCAATTTCTCGGTAACCGCTCTGGTAGACGCGCGTATCGGGCAGGATCGGTACAATCAGTTAGGAAACTTCTTCTCGGCCTTCGGAATTGCCAAATACACGGAAGATCGCAACGATACCAAGGTTTTTGAGGGCGTTTTGGCCGATGGAAGTCCGAATACCAAAGCGGTTTGGCTGGGCCAGGGCGTTGGGCCGGATGGCGTAAACTACGGCAACGGGTTCTACCGGAATGTGCACCGGGGCGTCTCCGAAAACTTCATCGAAGATGCTTCGTGGGTGCGGCTCCGTTCGGTGGGCGTATCGTACAGTTTGCCGACGTCGTTGCTGAAAAATTCGTTTATCAAGAATGTGCGCATGAGCCTGACGGGCAACAACCTGGCCTTGTGGACCAAGTACACCGGGTACGATCCTGAAACAAGTTCGTCAAACAGCGGAAGCAACGTTGATGGATTTAGCGGATTTACGTACCCCGCCGTGCGCAGCTTCCTGTTCTCGTTAAATGTTGGTTTTTAA
- a CDS encoding SusD/RagB family nutrient-binding outer membrane lipoprotein — protein MKFSHKYIVPVLTGLLVVGMGGCKDYFELNQNPSLISNAPLSSLLSTTTQKTALNSQRVGGFTSYFVQYLASPGSGGSTDTYQITDYTSTWDAVYFGMADLYDMKRSAQEQGSSEYVGVANVMIAYHLTLIADVFGSAPFSDAFTGTTLTPKYDTAEELYATSLTLLNEGIAELSKTDSKVKLSAANDLIHKGNMAAWIKTAYALKARMLNKVSKQSSYKPADVLDAVSKSYTSNADDAQMSSFLLRNPWAQVARNNAALVLDGWLSEQFVNHLNGVTYGVFDPRIEKITDKTVNNDYKGTVNGQGNVGGNNTVKDETYISLNSPLTGDNSPLLIVTYAEMKFVEAEAALRAGDRARAYNAYLTGIRANMDKYGVAAAARDGYLANPAVSASAATLTLDLIFKEKYVVTYLNPEAWNDARRYDYKYKDFGLPVNAALPTFIRRAAYPNGETTKNGANLPAEVALSTPLWWDK, from the coding sequence ATGAAATTCTCTCATAAATACATTGTCCCGGTGCTGACTGGTCTGCTGGTGGTTGGCATGGGCGGCTGCAAGGATTACTTTGAACTTAATCAAAATCCAAGCCTGATTTCCAATGCGCCGCTCAGTTCACTGCTTTCGACGACGACGCAGAAAACGGCCCTGAACTCGCAGCGGGTAGGCGGTTTTACATCTTATTTTGTGCAGTATCTGGCCAGTCCAGGCTCCGGCGGGTCAACGGATACCTACCAGATCACCGATTATACGTCCACCTGGGATGCCGTTTATTTCGGGATGGCTGATTTGTATGACATGAAGCGCTCAGCCCAGGAGCAGGGCTCGTCTGAATACGTGGGTGTGGCTAATGTCATGATTGCGTATCACCTGACTCTCATTGCCGATGTGTTTGGCAGTGCGCCGTTTTCCGATGCATTCACGGGAACGACGCTGACGCCTAAATACGATACGGCGGAAGAGTTATACGCTACTTCGCTTACCTTGTTGAACGAAGGCATTGCGGAACTGTCAAAAACAGATTCGAAGGTAAAACTCTCCGCGGCGAATGATTTGATTCATAAAGGCAATATGGCTGCCTGGATCAAAACGGCTTATGCCCTCAAGGCACGGATGCTCAACAAGGTATCCAAACAAAGCAGCTACAAGCCCGCCGACGTACTGGATGCGGTTTCCAAATCCTACACGTCGAATGCCGACGATGCGCAGATGTCGTCGTTCCTGTTGCGGAACCCCTGGGCGCAGGTGGCGCGGAACAATGCCGCGCTGGTCCTGGACGGCTGGCTGTCTGAGCAGTTTGTCAATCACCTGAATGGCGTAACCTACGGCGTTTTTGATCCCCGGATTGAGAAAATCACGGACAAAACCGTGAACAACGATTACAAAGGAACGGTCAACGGACAAGGCAACGTGGGGGGCAACAACACGGTTAAGGACGAAACGTACATTTCGCTGAATTCACCGCTTACGGGTGACAACTCGCCACTGCTGATTGTGACCTACGCAGAAATGAAATTCGTCGAAGCGGAAGCGGCCCTTAGAGCGGGCGATAGAGCCCGGGCGTATAATGCGTATCTGACCGGAATCCGGGCCAACATGGACAAATACGGCGTGGCAGCAGCGGCTCGGGATGGCTATCTGGCTAATCCGGCAGTAAGTGCCAGTGCGGCAACCCTTACATTGGACCTTATTTTCAAGGAAAAATACGTGGTTACCTACCTGAATCCCGAAGCTTGGAATGATGCCCGGCGCTACGATTACAAGTACAAAGACTTCGGTTTGCCAGTTAACGCGGCGCTTCCCACATTTATCCGTCGGGCGGCCTACCCGAATGGCGAAACAACGAAGAACGGAGCGAATTTACCAGCCGAGGTAGCCTTATCGACACCGCTCTGGTGGGACAAATAG
- a CDS encoding SusC/RagA family TonB-linked outer membrane protein yields MKRKSTQTWRRVFVSGAFAVCLFPLNSAWAVPNYKESPTLRQLADKTITGRVLSKEDNTPIPGVTVVVKNTTNGTTTDVEGRYKLNVPDDKAVLVFSSVGYVSQEVIVGSQSTLDIALSSDQKTLSEVVVVGYGTQKKRDLTGAVSQINTTKLENENPNSVQDILRGNVAGLNVGMSPSAKGGGSLLVRGRNSLNAATSPLLVLDGAIYYGELSDINPNDIQTIDVLKDASSAAVFGAKAASGVILITTKKGEEGKPRININTNAGVGSVSRNQPVLGPDEFISWRSDVMKNINTSYKPGQFDNPNNLPSGVTLDQWLAYDGSSGDPTTIWLQRLNLQPVEIENYKAGRSVNWYDKVFQNGMRQDHTVSLSGKKDGTNYYMSLGYLDNKGIISGDRFKTVRGRLNLESKVSSFLSLGTTLQFADRDESQVPVDWGLARILSPWGSEYNEDGSYKWRPNNEASGGNHPNYAPSFTDRRQKITTLNTTLFAQATLPFGITYRVNFTPRFEFYERYNHESSKHAEWAATGGSVSRQQRKTYYWQVDNIIKWNKTLGDHNFDVTLLANAEKYQRWDNTMTNKGLLPSDVLGYHGISTGTNPTVTSNDEYSTGDGLMARLFYSLKDRYMVTLSTRRDGYSAFGQKNPRAQFSSAALGWVFTDEKFFKSSWMNYGKLRLSWGSNGNRDIGRYVSLSDLNTGKYLYVRPDGTVYQANQLYVNRMQNPNLKWERTSSLNLGFDFGLFNNRLDGSFEVYHSSTKDLLVQRSLPNVVGFDWVMDNLGEVQNRGFEISLNSVNMNRENFSWRTTFNLQLNRNKIVHLYGDYDENGKEIDDVSNRWFIGHSIDEIWDFKVDGVWQTSEKDQAAKYGVKPGDFKIRDVNEDGKYTNDDKMFQGWRNPRFRWTLRNEFKLFKNLDVSFVMYSYWGHKAGFNQAKNRDGFLDRTSSYVFPYWTEANPSNEWARLYSSEGSTSGFGVYRDRSFIRFDNISLGYSLPKSLVQKASVQNLKVFASVRNIGYFAPTWNYWDAEPDDDGNNVPTPRIISVGLDITL; encoded by the coding sequence ATGAAAAGGAAGTCTACACAAACATGGAGGCGGGTTTTTGTGAGCGGAGCGTTTGCTGTTTGCTTGTTTCCGCTAAATTCTGCCTGGGCGGTGCCAAATTACAAGGAAAGCCCCACGCTGAGGCAGTTGGCTGACAAGACCATAACAGGTCGCGTATTATCAAAGGAGGATAATACACCAATACCGGGTGTTACTGTGGTGGTTAAAAACACGACGAATGGAACCACAACCGATGTAGAAGGCCGTTACAAGCTCAATGTGCCTGACGATAAGGCGGTTCTTGTCTTCTCCTCGGTGGGCTACGTATCGCAGGAGGTTATCGTTGGAAGCCAAAGTACGCTGGACATTGCCTTAAGCAGCGATCAGAAAACCTTGAGTGAGGTAGTTGTGGTGGGGTACGGAACGCAGAAAAAGCGTGATTTAACGGGGGCCGTTTCGCAAATCAACACGACGAAGCTGGAGAATGAAAACCCCAACTCGGTTCAGGACATCCTGCGCGGAAACGTTGCTGGTCTGAACGTAGGGATGTCACCGTCAGCGAAAGGAGGCGGTAGCTTGCTGGTGCGGGGGCGTAATTCACTGAACGCGGCGACCAGTCCATTGCTGGTTCTGGACGGGGCTATTTACTACGGAGAGCTATCCGATATTAACCCCAACGATATTCAAACCATCGATGTATTGAAAGATGCCAGCTCGGCGGCCGTATTCGGTGCTAAGGCGGCGAGCGGGGTTATTCTGATTACAACCAAGAAAGGCGAAGAAGGAAAGCCCCGCATCAACATCAATACCAATGCCGGCGTTGGAAGCGTATCCCGCAACCAGCCCGTTCTGGGACCAGATGAGTTTATTTCCTGGCGGAGCGATGTGATGAAAAACATCAACACCAGTTATAAGCCAGGTCAGTTTGACAACCCCAACAACCTGCCTTCGGGTGTGACACTTGACCAGTGGCTGGCCTACGACGGATCATCGGGCGACCCAACGACCATCTGGTTGCAGCGCCTGAACCTACAGCCCGTCGAAATTGAAAACTACAAGGCCGGACGCAGTGTAAACTGGTACGACAAAGTGTTCCAAAACGGTATGCGGCAGGATCATACGGTCAGCCTTTCCGGTAAAAAAGACGGGACAAACTACTACATGTCGCTGGGTTACCTGGACAACAAGGGGATTATTTCCGGCGACCGCTTCAAAACCGTTCGGGGGCGGCTAAATCTGGAAAGTAAAGTAAGTAGCTTCTTATCCCTTGGAACCACGTTGCAGTTTGCCGATCGCGATGAAAGCCAGGTTCCTGTCGATTGGGGACTAGCCCGGATTCTTTCGCCCTGGGGTTCTGAATATAACGAAGATGGTAGCTACAAATGGCGTCCGAATAACGAAGCGAGTGGCGGGAATCACCCGAATTATGCCCCTAGTTTCACCGATCGGCGGCAAAAAATCACCACGCTGAACACCACGTTATTTGCGCAGGCAACGCTTCCGTTTGGGATTACGTATCGCGTCAATTTCACCCCGCGTTTTGAGTTTTATGAGCGTTATAACCACGAATCCTCGAAACACGCCGAATGGGCAGCCACGGGCGGAAGCGTTAGCCGCCAGCAGCGCAAAACGTACTACTGGCAGGTGGATAACATCATCAAATGGAACAAAACCCTTGGAGATCACAATTTTGACGTAACGCTGCTCGCCAACGCGGAGAAATACCAGCGGTGGGACAATACCATGACCAACAAGGGGTTATTGCCTTCCGATGTGTTGGGCTATCACGGAATTAGCACGGGTACAAACCCAACGGTGACGAGCAACGATGAATACAGCACCGGCGATGGTCTGATGGCCCGTTTGTTTTATTCGTTGAAAGATCGCTACATGGTTACGTTGTCCACGCGTCGGGACGGTTATTCGGCTTTCGGGCAAAAGAACCCACGCGCTCAGTTCTCTTCGGCGGCACTCGGCTGGGTGTTTACGGACGAGAAATTCTTCAAAAGCAGCTGGATGAACTACGGTAAACTCCGGTTATCCTGGGGAAGCAACGGAAACCGGGACATTGGTCGCTACGTTTCCCTGTCTGATTTGAACACGGGTAAGTATTTATATGTCCGGCCCGACGGAACGGTGTATCAGGCCAACCAGTTGTATGTGAACCGCATGCAGAATCCGAACCTGAAATGGGAGCGGACTTCATCCCTGAACCTGGGCTTTGATTTTGGGCTGTTTAACAACCGACTGGATGGCTCTTTTGAAGTCTATCATTCGTCAACGAAGGATTTGCTGGTTCAGCGTTCTTTGCCGAACGTCGTTGGTTTCGACTGGGTGATGGATAACCTGGGCGAGGTGCAGAACCGAGGCTTCGAAATTAGCCTGAACTCGGTGAACATGAATCGGGAGAACTTCTCCTGGCGGACGACATTCAACCTCCAGTTAAACCGGAATAAAATCGTACACCTTTATGGAGACTACGATGAAAACGGAAAAGAGATTGATGACGTAAGCAACCGCTGGTTCATTGGCCATTCCATTGATGAAATCTGGGACTTCAAGGTCGATGGCGTATGGCAAACGTCTGAAAAAGACCAGGCCGCCAAATACGGCGTGAAACCCGGTGATTTCAAGATTCGGGACGTAAACGAGGATGGTAAATACACCAATGACGATAAGATGTTCCAGGGGTGGAGAAATCCGCGCTTCCGCTGGACCCTGCGCAACGAGTTCAAGCTGTTTAAAAACCTGGATGTGTCGTTTGTGATGTACTCGTACTGGGGGCACAAGGCTGGATTTAACCAGGCGAAAAATCGGGATGGCTTCCTGGACCGGACCAGCTCGTATGTATTTCCATACTGGACCGAAGCCAATCCAAGCAACGAATGGGCGCGTCTGTATTCGAGCGAAGGAAGCACCAGCGGTTTTGGCGTGTACCGCGACCGCTCGTTTATTCGATTCGACAACATTTCGCTGGGCTACAGTTTGCCCAAATCATTGGTCCAGAAAGCAAGCGTACAGAATCTGAAAGTGTTTGCTTCCGTCCGGAACATCGGCTACTTCGCACCAACCTGGAACTACTGGGATGCGGAGCCTGACGATGATGGAAATAACGTTCCAACACCAAGAATTATATCGGTAGGGCTTGACATCACCCTGTAA
- a CDS encoding RagB/SusD family nutrient uptake outer membrane protein has protein sequence MNNYKINIKRGVFLGAIVLASTLTSCDKSWLEPKPLSFFAPENTFNDPNGLRATLVACERNMRYEWYGDNPPIVTEAVFSDVAVDGTTDKSGPPQNLDLQITPTAQLNAVDYNRIGWYWSEGYKGIKYANAAITRIDQPQYASEQEKNEILGMAYFHRAYRYYRLTHQFGDVPLILEEVNTPKLDYQTTSRDVILKRMKEDLEFAEKWVPAVMPKGTVNKGSVSHLLTKVNLALGLFDDAIKSASNVIDGGTHSLMKARFGINQSDATRNVIWDLHRPENKSLPANREGLMLVIDRLLIEGNFDGGIQSMRNAVPFWHNNINTPTGNRGTIDTYNIEIDQVSKVGRGIGRLRPTWYSTNSVWDDAKDLRHAPGNWMRMEDLTYNNPAIKGRDTYYGKNLQLRTAAGAVLTIDTIRNWFAWPHYKIFIPDPERVQPAGGHTDWYVFRLAETYLLRAEAHFWKGDLASAANDLNQVRTRAGCDPLPTSKINIGTILDERARELYYEEPRKTELTRIAYILAKTGKPAYNGKTYSLTNFSDNNFFFDRVIEKSNFYNKGVKTRHGDEYKISPYHVLWPIPQNAIDGNSKGVINQNKGYAGFERNIPPLTEIPK, from the coding sequence ATGAATAATTACAAAATCAATATAAAACGGGGTGTTTTCCTGGGCGCTATCGTTCTGGCATCCACACTGACCAGTTGCGATAAATCCTGGCTGGAACCCAAACCCCTGTCCTTTTTTGCTCCTGAGAATACCTTTAACGACCCAAACGGTTTACGGGCTACGTTGGTGGCGTGTGAGCGGAACATGCGTTACGAATGGTACGGAGACAACCCGCCCATTGTAACCGAAGCTGTTTTTTCGGACGTAGCGGTTGATGGAACTACGGATAAATCGGGTCCGCCCCAGAATTTGGATTTGCAGATTACGCCAACGGCCCAGCTTAATGCGGTCGATTATAACCGGATTGGCTGGTACTGGAGCGAAGGCTACAAAGGGATTAAATACGCCAATGCCGCCATCACCCGCATTGATCAGCCTCAGTATGCATCGGAGCAGGAAAAGAACGAGATTCTTGGTATGGCTTATTTTCACCGCGCTTACCGGTATTACCGCCTGACGCATCAGTTCGGAGATGTCCCTCTGATTCTGGAAGAGGTTAATACGCCCAAACTGGATTACCAGACGACCAGTCGTGATGTGATTCTGAAAAGAATGAAAGAAGACCTGGAGTTTGCGGAGAAATGGGTGCCTGCGGTCATGCCGAAAGGAACGGTCAATAAAGGGTCGGTTAGCCATTTGCTTACCAAAGTGAATCTGGCGCTGGGCTTGTTTGACGATGCGATTAAGTCGGCCAGCAACGTCATTGACGGCGGAACGCATAGCCTGATGAAAGCGCGCTTCGGGATCAACCAAAGCGACGCTACACGAAACGTGATCTGGGATTTGCACCGGCCTGAAAATAAATCCCTGCCAGCCAACCGGGAGGGTCTGATGCTGGTCATCGACCGGTTATTGATTGAAGGGAATTTCGACGGCGGTATTCAGAGCATGCGGAACGCGGTTCCTTTCTGGCACAACAACATCAATACGCCGACGGGTAACCGGGGAACCATTGATACCTACAACATCGAAATCGATCAGGTTTCTAAAGTGGGTCGGGGAATTGGTCGGTTGCGGCCAACGTGGTACTCAACCAACAGCGTCTGGGATGATGCTAAAGATTTGCGCCACGCTCCCGGCAACTGGATGCGTATGGAGGATTTGACGTACAACAACCCAGCCATTAAAGGAAGAGATACGTATTACGGTAAAAACCTGCAACTGCGCACCGCGGCGGGAGCCGTGTTGACCATCGACACGATCCGCAACTGGTTTGCGTGGCCGCATTACAAAATATTTATTCCTGATCCTGAGCGTGTTCAGCCTGCTGGTGGTCACACCGATTGGTATGTATTCCGACTAGCGGAGACGTATTTGCTACGGGCTGAAGCGCATTTCTGGAAGGGCGATCTCGCCAGCGCCGCCAACGACCTGAATCAGGTTCGGACCCGCGCCGGTTGTGATCCGCTGCCCACTTCTAAAATCAACATCGGTACAATTCTGGACGAACGCGCTCGCGAGCTGTACTATGAAGAGCCCCGTAAAACCGAGCTAACCCGGATTGCCTACATTCTGGCGAAAACGGGTAAACCCGCTTACAACGGAAAAACGTATAGTCTGACCAATTTTTCAGACAACAACTTTTTCTTTGATCGGGTCATCGAGAAAAGCAATTTTTACAACAAAGGCGTAAAAACGCGCCACGGGGATGAATACAAAATAAGCCCTTACCACGTTCTGTGGCCAATTCCACAAAACGCCATTGATGGCAACTCAAAAGGAGTCATCAATCAAAATAAAGGCTATGCTGGTTTTGAGCGGAATATTCCCCCATTGACTGAAATTCCTAAATAA
- a CDS encoding FKBP-type peptidyl-prolyl cis-trans isomerase, whose product MKKYILTLFSCAVLLGSCQDKSPCTDTVITAKAPDSEVATLKKYIEDNKINATADNRGFYYTINSAGTGTKPTVCSNVSVNYVGKLTNGTTFDSGNAVSFGLNQLIVGWQAGIPLIAPGGNITLYLPPSFAYGSQAQQGIPANSILVFTIDLLKVN is encoded by the coding sequence ATGAAGAAATACATCCTGACCCTGTTTAGTTGTGCGGTCCTTTTGGGCAGTTGCCAGGACAAATCACCCTGCACTGATACCGTAATTACCGCCAAAGCACCTGATAGTGAGGTTGCTACCCTGAAGAAATACATCGAAGACAACAAAATCAACGCTACTGCCGACAATCGAGGGTTTTACTACACCATCAACTCGGCGGGTACGGGGACAAAGCCAACGGTTTGCTCAAATGTATCCGTGAACTACGTTGGCAAGCTAACCAATGGCACTACATTCGACAGTGGGAATGCTGTCTCGTTTGGACTAAACCAACTGATTGTTGGCTGGCAGGCTGGTATTCCGTTGATCGCGCCGGGCGGAAATATTACGCTGTATTTGCCACCAAGCTTTGCCTATGGTTCGCAAGCCCAGCAAGGTATTCCGGCTAATTCAATTCTGGTGTTTACAATTGATTTACTGAAAGTTAACTAA